In the genome of candidate division KSB1 bacterium, the window CAAGCAGTCATTATGCTTCGCTGTCATTTAAAGGGGTTCTTATTCGCTGTTCTAAATAATGACGTCGAAAGCCAATGACCTACATTGACTTAATGACGTTATTGACATTTGCTTCGCATCATTGGATTTACTTTTTACATAAAAAAGAAAAAGTTCACAGGTAATACTTTTTAAAATCGAGGTGAAACATGACTGACCTGAGTGGAAAAACCATCTTTATTACTGGCGCCAGCCGCGGCATTGGCAAGGAGATCGGGCTGCGGCTCGCGCGTGATGGCGCCAACATCGTGATTGCTGCCAAAACAGCCGAGCCGCACCCCAGGCTGCCGGGGACCATTTACACCGCCGCCGAAGAAATGAAAGCTGCGGGTGGCAACGCCCTGGCCGTGGTCGTGGATATTCGCTTTGAGGAGCAGGTCGATGCGGCTGTGGAAGAAACAGTGAAAACCTTTGGCGGAATTGACATTCTGATCAACAATGCCAGTGCTATTGTGCCGACCGGAACACTCAAGACTGGAATGAAGCATTACGATCTCATGCAGGGCGTCAACGCCCGCGGCACCTATTTGGTTTCCAGAGCCTGTTTGCCGCACTTGCTAAAGGCGGAAAATCCGCACGTTCTCAACATTTCGCCGCCACTGAATATGGAAACCCGCTGGTTCGCGCCGCACGTGGCTTACACAATGGCTAAGTATGGTATGAGCATGTGCGTGCTTGGCATGGCCGGTGAATTCAAAGAGGAAGGCGTCGCCTTTA includes:
- a CDS encoding NAD(P)-dependent oxidoreductase translates to MTDLSGKTIFITGASRGIGKEIGLRLARDGANIVIAAKTAEPHPRLPGTIYTAAEEMKAAGGNALAVVVDIRFEEQVDAAVEETVKTFGGIDILINNASAIVPTGTLKTGMKHYDLMQGVNARGTYLVSRACLPHLLKAENPHVLNISPPLNMETRWFAPHVAYTMAKYGMSMCVLGMAGEFKEEGVAFNAIWPKTAIQTAAIMNLLGGEEAYRRCRKPEIMADAAHAIFMRDSRQCTGTFFIDEDVLREEGVSDFSKYADVADSELMPDFFI